A window from Calliopsis andreniformis isolate RMS-2024a chromosome 5, iyCalAndr_principal, whole genome shotgun sequence encodes these proteins:
- the LOC143178933 gene encoding activating signal cointegrator 1 isoform X1: MEDWINENLSQLVTFPITDEIVQYVMEIQNEKDLREFLNTFLDYTNPKHKQFVAELKKRQATTDQAGYRKVNDKDNVQKRQNERKKGKAKAKEKQEIKQETIKEEKVEKKKTKFVNLYSQDGKDKTTILLKGRHKCDCEAKKHSLINNCLSCGRIVCVQEGAGPCFCCGELVCSLKEQAILSSNSKQAGHLYNKLVNQKPTKNLEESIKQRNKLLEYDRSGFQGTKVIDDECDYYQTNNIWLSSKEREKLKMLEEKVHAQKHMSRLGRKVNVTFDFAGREVVEENIENNYNDFDEEQLQDILESLPMDEFDCPNICPDIEFNAPVYVQSNESESRRRNKIIPSRMKNIIQDKEYLEMSDAGLCLSMHQPYASLLVAGIKMHEGRTWYTSHRGRLWIASTSKQINKEEISRMEHAYRILRHETIKFPDNYPTGCLLGCVTVSDVLSQEEYKKVYPDGESDSPFIFICENFYSLPIKIPIQGKHKIYKLDQKIHQAALKLLEKFPKGLNN, from the exons ATGGAAGATTGGATAAACGAGAATTTATCGCAACTTGTAACTTTCCCCATTACAGATGAAATAGTACA ATATGTTatggaaatacaaaatgaaaaagATTTAAGGGAATTTTTGAACACGTTTCTGGATTATACTAATCCAAAACATAAACAATTTGTTGCAGAATTAAAAAAACGACAAG CTACTACAGATCAGGCTGGATACAGGAAAGTAAACGACAAAGATAATGTACAGAAAAgacaaaatgaaagaaaaaagggTAAAGCGAAAGCAAAAGAGAAACAGGAAATTAAACAG GAAACTATAAAAGAGGAAAAAgtagaaaagaagaaaactaAATTTGTCAATTTATATTCTCAAGATGGCAAAGACAAGAcaacaattttattaaaag gCAGACACAAATGTGATTGTGAAGCAAAGAAGCATTCATTGATAAATAACTGTCTTAGTTGTGGTAGAATAGTTTGTGTTCAAGAGGGTGCAGGTCCTTGTTTTTGTTGTGGAGAACTTGTATGTTCTTTAAAAGAACAAGCAATTCTTTCTAGTAATTCTAAACaagctggtcatttgtacaacaAATTAGTTAATCAAAAGCCAACTAAAAATTTAGAAGAATCTATAAAGCAAAGAAATAAACTTCTTGAATATGATCGCAGTGG TTTTCAAGGTACAAAAGTAATTGATGACGAATGTGATTATTACCAGACAAATAACATTTGGTTGTCTAGTAAGGAGCGAGAGAAATTAAAAATGCTTGAGGAAAAAGTACATGCACAAAAACATATGTCACGTTTGGGGAGGAAAGTGAATGTAACTTTTGATTTTGCTGGTAGAGAAGTAGTTGAGGAAAACATAGAGAATAACTACAATGACTTTGATGAAGAACAGCTTCAAGATATTCTTGAATCATTACCAATGGATGAATTTGATTGTCCAAATATTTGTCCAGACATAGAATTTAATGCTCCAGTA TATGTACAATCAAATGAATCTGAATCGCGTAGAAGGAATAAGATCATCCCTTcaagaatgaaaaatattattcaagataaaGAATATCTAGAAATGTCTGACGCGGGTTTATGTTTAAGTATGCATCAGCCTTATGCATCGTTACTAGTTGCTGGAATAAAAAT GCACGAAGGGCGAACATGGTATACATCACATAGAGGAAGACTATGGATCGCTTCAACATCCAAACAAATTAATAAGGAAGAAATTTCGAGAATGGAACATGCGTATCGTATCTTAAGACATG AGACAATTAAATTTCCTGACAATTATCCAACTGGCTGTTTATTGGGCTGTGTAACAGTCAGCGATGTTTTATCACAAGAAGAATACAAAAAAGTTTACCCAGATGGAGAAAGTGATAGTCCATTCATTTTTATATGTGAAAACTTTTATTCGTTACCAATTAAAATTCCAATACAAGGAAAGCACAAGATTT ATAAATTGGACCAAAAAATTCATCAAGCTGCACTTAAACTCTTAGAAAAGTTTCCAAAAGGTTTAAACAATTAA
- the LOC143178933 gene encoding activating signal cointegrator 1 isoform X2, whose amino-acid sequence MEIQNEKDLREFLNTFLDYTNPKHKQFVAELKKRQATTDQAGYRKVNDKDNVQKRQNERKKGKAKAKEKQEIKQETIKEEKVEKKKTKFVNLYSQDGKDKTTILLKGRHKCDCEAKKHSLINNCLSCGRIVCVQEGAGPCFCCGELVCSLKEQAILSSNSKQAGHLYNKLVNQKPTKNLEESIKQRNKLLEYDRSGFQGTKVIDDECDYYQTNNIWLSSKEREKLKMLEEKVHAQKHMSRLGRKVNVTFDFAGREVVEENIENNYNDFDEEQLQDILESLPMDEFDCPNICPDIEFNAPVYVQSNESESRRRNKIIPSRMKNIIQDKEYLEMSDAGLCLSMHQPYASLLVAGIKMHEGRTWYTSHRGRLWIASTSKQINKEEISRMEHAYRILRHETIKFPDNYPTGCLLGCVTVSDVLSQEEYKKVYPDGESDSPFIFICENFYSLPIKIPIQGKHKIYKLDQKIHQAALKLLEKFPKGLNN is encoded by the exons atggaaatacaaaatgaaaaagATTTAAGGGAATTTTTGAACACGTTTCTGGATTATACTAATCCAAAACATAAACAATTTGTTGCAGAATTAAAAAAACGACAAG CTACTACAGATCAGGCTGGATACAGGAAAGTAAACGACAAAGATAATGTACAGAAAAgacaaaatgaaagaaaaaagggTAAAGCGAAAGCAAAAGAGAAACAGGAAATTAAACAG GAAACTATAAAAGAGGAAAAAgtagaaaagaagaaaactaAATTTGTCAATTTATATTCTCAAGATGGCAAAGACAAGAcaacaattttattaaaag gCAGACACAAATGTGATTGTGAAGCAAAGAAGCATTCATTGATAAATAACTGTCTTAGTTGTGGTAGAATAGTTTGTGTTCAAGAGGGTGCAGGTCCTTGTTTTTGTTGTGGAGAACTTGTATGTTCTTTAAAAGAACAAGCAATTCTTTCTAGTAATTCTAAACaagctggtcatttgtacaacaAATTAGTTAATCAAAAGCCAACTAAAAATTTAGAAGAATCTATAAAGCAAAGAAATAAACTTCTTGAATATGATCGCAGTGG TTTTCAAGGTACAAAAGTAATTGATGACGAATGTGATTATTACCAGACAAATAACATTTGGTTGTCTAGTAAGGAGCGAGAGAAATTAAAAATGCTTGAGGAAAAAGTACATGCACAAAAACATATGTCACGTTTGGGGAGGAAAGTGAATGTAACTTTTGATTTTGCTGGTAGAGAAGTAGTTGAGGAAAACATAGAGAATAACTACAATGACTTTGATGAAGAACAGCTTCAAGATATTCTTGAATCATTACCAATGGATGAATTTGATTGTCCAAATATTTGTCCAGACATAGAATTTAATGCTCCAGTA TATGTACAATCAAATGAATCTGAATCGCGTAGAAGGAATAAGATCATCCCTTcaagaatgaaaaatattattcaagataaaGAATATCTAGAAATGTCTGACGCGGGTTTATGTTTAAGTATGCATCAGCCTTATGCATCGTTACTAGTTGCTGGAATAAAAAT GCACGAAGGGCGAACATGGTATACATCACATAGAGGAAGACTATGGATCGCTTCAACATCCAAACAAATTAATAAGGAAGAAATTTCGAGAATGGAACATGCGTATCGTATCTTAAGACATG AGACAATTAAATTTCCTGACAATTATCCAACTGGCTGTTTATTGGGCTGTGTAACAGTCAGCGATGTTTTATCACAAGAAGAATACAAAAAAGTTTACCCAGATGGAGAAAGTGATAGTCCATTCATTTTTATATGTGAAAACTTTTATTCGTTACCAATTAAAATTCCAATACAAGGAAAGCACAAGATTT ATAAATTGGACCAAAAAATTCATCAAGCTGCACTTAAACTCTTAGAAAAGTTTCCAAAAGGTTTAAACAATTAA